Proteins from a genomic interval of Pan paniscus chromosome Y, NHGRI_mPanPan1-v2.0_pri, whole genome shotgun sequence:
- the TMSB4Y gene encoding thymosin beta-4, Y-chromosomal, with product MSDKPGMAEIEKFDKSKLKKTETQDKNPLSSKETIEQEKQAGES from the exons ATGTCTGACAAACCTGGTATGGCTGAGATCGAGAAATTCGATAAGTCGaaactgaagaagacagaaaCGCAAGACAAGAATCCATTGTCTTCCAAAGAAA CGATCGAACAGGAGAAGCAAGCAGGCGAATCTTAA